In Acidobacteriota bacterium, one DNA window encodes the following:
- a CDS encoding response regulator produces MENQRILVVDDDPSVLDTYRKLLRRCGYIAMTAENGTEVLRDLEKFRSAGLVILDYKMPVMDGLTLLVEMRKMKFLPKVILISAYLTDEIIRRAEVLGVAKIFHKPVDVVKLKQSIKEALEA; encoded by the coding sequence ATGGAAAACCAGAGAATTCTCGTAGTTGATGATGACCCTTCCGTCCTTGATACTTACAGGAAGCTTCTCAGAAGATGTGGGTATATAGCCATGACTGCGGAAAATGGGACAGAGGTCCTCAGGGACCTTGAGAAATTCAGATCGGCCGGGCTTGTCATCCTCGATTACAAGATGCCAGTCATGGATGGGCTTACGCTTCTAGTCGAGATGAGAAAGATGAAGTTCCTTCCCAAAGTCATACTGATTTCCGCCTATCTGACCGATGAGATCATACGGAGAGCGGAAGTTCTGGGCGTGGCAAAAATATTCCATAAGCCAGTGGATGTGGTGAAATTGAAACAATCCATCAAGGAAGCCCTCGAGGCTTGA
- a CDS encoding M1 family aminopeptidase, whose product MGFLRSREVDLFKLLIFVILVCSGTLTFNTILADEAQEAATKEGILSLIEKLKKMEIDTLKVARLENFSFKKDRVEWKFESGYICLTKPIPEIPRAGGAFFIGQGRMIFEPPGKIEKEEIKNYTDKETFNEPFKELFIRFNDDTRQIFEPLMKDASSDEGKKAAEKFKNRQQALYDLLFNLEFPAIEDYYSEVPRNAYLFAETEVEKLGLIGFVYSPAGVLEGAEEIMLIKRKKLGFGATTFENIITAFNKKEDYEKGIDLDREDINLYNVTHYDMDFTIEPGNLIFNAKVSMRFTPLVDKLSVIQIPLGADFDPDRHDKQIQINKITDETGKDLPFIYKNFTVLIQLPGTLNKNDVAVLNFDYKGDFLRPDPPVSPPPGYRLDPSLEFLPEGESTFRLLNTYPWFPQYGYLKRYSFDMTIRVPKPFIAIASGTTLKRWTEGPYNCLHTKEDKPVALASVLFGKYITIKDDSKRPVIYVHSLFKQQKQAQGILEESRIIVTEYEKYLGSFPYDELDIAQMGFGYGFGQAPPGLVQLTGEAFLGDNELEAIPWRIGGKPGFRAGFLSHEIGHEWWGHVVSWKNYHEQWLSESFTEYMAGLYLEASKGTKEFEYKLNNWKEMSYMRKNIGPIWLGYRDQNGAMISLYFKGPYVLHMLRMALCKVYGPEEGNRLFFESLKRFCEQFRDQNTVTKDYQQILRETTKANWDWFFDQWFREAGFPELKYSYISRQTEDGKYLVEVKIKQTDKEHLKRMLIPIFFHFPGNELGRKDVLMEQTEEAVFRFKYSKNPENVTIDDAKELLAAASWGE is encoded by the coding sequence ATGGGATTCTTAAGATCAAGAGAAGTCGATCTTTTCAAACTGCTGATTTTCGTTATTCTAGTCTGTTCTGGAACTCTCACCTTTAATACTATCCTGGCGGATGAAGCGCAAGAAGCAGCAACGAAAGAGGGAATATTGAGCCTCATTGAAAAACTGAAAAAGATGGAAATCGATACTTTGAAAGTGGCCAGACTCGAGAATTTCTCCTTCAAGAAAGATAGAGTTGAGTGGAAATTCGAATCGGGATACATCTGCCTGACCAAACCGATCCCTGAGATTCCCAGGGCGGGGGGAGCCTTCTTCATCGGTCAGGGAAGGATGATCTTCGAACCTCCTGGAAAGATAGAGAAGGAAGAGATCAAAAATTACACTGACAAGGAGACTTTCAACGAACCCTTCAAGGAACTCTTCATCCGATTCAACGATGATACCCGGCAGATTTTCGAGCCGCTGATGAAAGATGCCAGCAGTGATGAGGGGAAAAAGGCAGCGGAGAAGTTCAAGAATCGCCAGCAGGCTCTCTACGACCTCCTCTTCAACTTGGAGTTCCCGGCCATAGAGGACTATTACTCCGAAGTTCCAAGGAACGCTTACCTGTTTGCGGAAACAGAAGTCGAGAAGCTGGGACTCATCGGCTTCGTTTACTCCCCCGCGGGTGTCTTAGAAGGTGCTGAAGAGATAATGCTTATCAAGAGAAAAAAGCTGGGCTTCGGTGCAACTACCTTTGAAAATATAATCACGGCTTTCAACAAGAAAGAAGATTATGAAAAGGGGATAGACCTCGATCGAGAAGACATCAATCTCTATAATGTGACTCATTACGACATGGACTTCACAATTGAACCGGGAAACCTGATATTCAACGCAAAGGTCTCCATGCGTTTCACGCCCCTCGTGGATAAGCTGTCTGTCATCCAGATCCCACTTGGCGCGGACTTCGATCCGGACCGACACGACAAACAGATCCAGATCAATAAGATCACAGATGAAACAGGAAAAGATCTTCCCTTCATCTATAAGAACTTCACAGTCCTGATTCAACTTCCCGGAACGCTGAATAAAAATGATGTGGCCGTGCTGAATTTTGATTACAAGGGGGATTTTTTGAGACCCGATCCTCCAGTTTCTCCTCCCCCTGGATACAGGCTTGATCCTTCTCTGGAGTTTCTTCCTGAAGGGGAATCCACGTTCAGGCTGTTGAACACCTATCCCTGGTTCCCCCAGTACGGCTATCTGAAAAGGTACAGCTTCGATATGACTATCCGGGTTCCAAAGCCTTTCATTGCTATCGCTTCGGGAACAACCTTGAAGCGCTGGACGGAAGGGCCCTATAATTGCCTCCACACGAAGGAGGATAAGCCGGTCGCCCTCGCCAGTGTCCTCTTCGGCAAATACATAACGATCAAGGACGATTCGAAGAGGCCTGTCATATACGTCCATTCCCTCTTCAAGCAACAGAAACAGGCACAGGGCATTCTGGAGGAATCGAGAATTATCGTGACGGAATACGAAAAATATCTGGGTTCCTTCCCATACGATGAACTGGACATTGCCCAGATGGGTTTCGGCTATGGTTTCGGTCAGGCCCCTCCGGGGCTCGTTCAGCTAACCGGGGAAGCTTTCCTGGGAGACAACGAGTTGGAGGCCATTCCCTGGAGAATCGGTGGCAAGCCGGGTTTCCGTGCCGGATTCCTCTCTCACGAGATCGGTCACGAATGGTGGGGCCATGTTGTGAGCTGGAAGAACTATCACGAGCAGTGGCTCAGCGAGAGCTTCACCGAATACATGGCGGGGCTCTATCTGGAAGCTTCGAAGGGAACCAAAGAGTTCGAATATAAACTGAACAACTGGAAGGAAATGTCCTATATGCGAAAAAATATCGGTCCAATCTGGTTGGGCTACAGGGATCAGAATGGAGCCATGATCTCTCTCTACTTCAAAGGACCCTATGTCCTTCACATGCTCAGGATGGCCTTATGCAAGGTGTACGGACCGGAAGAAGGAAACAGGCTCTTCTTCGAAAGCTTGAAGAGATTCTGCGAACAGTTCCGCGACCAGAATACCGTCACAAAGGATTATCAGCAGATCCTGAGAGAGACAACCAAGGCGAACTGGGACTGGTTCTTCGATCAGTGGTTCCGCGAAGCAGGTTTTCCCGAATTAAAATATTCCTACATATCCAGGCAGACGGAAGATGGAAAGTATCTCGTCGAGGTCAAGATCAAGCAAACTGATAAGGAACATCTCAAGAGGATGCTCATCCCGATCTTCTTCCACTTTCCTGGAAATGAACTGGGCAGAAAAGATGTCCTGATGGAACAAACGGAAGAGGCTGTCTTCAGATTCAAGTACTCCAAGAATCCTGAGAATGTGACGATCGATGATGCCAAAGAGCTCCTTGCCGCTGCTTCCTGGGGTGAGTGA
- a CDS encoding Do family serine endopeptidase — protein sequence MNKRFQFILLLLIVGVSIIFGMVINGMVNRIPVASAESKLYSTAPDMAIQAPSFADIAEKANPAVVSVIKYSKKRVIDERYFPLDDFIWRFFGMPERQDRREEQRQHYRRRSPRQEEFEHEDGGGSGFVISPDGYILTNNHVTEHATRIEVTMENDEKYEAKLIGSDPEIDVALIKIEPRRALPVLPLGDSDKIRVGEWVAAIGNPYMLKHTVTVGVVSAKGRRNLMMMSDSPLATFIQTDAAINLGNSGGPLLNARGEVIGINTAIYRGNLAEGIGFAIPINQVKAILDQLKAKGKVSRGYLGVVVRSVDEKIQDYYKLGSRKGAFVDAVQPGLPGDKAGIRKGDIILSVDGKEIKESQDLVSEISSRSAGDRVKLEIFRDGKGMTLEVKLGERETISAEKGEEYPEKEEESDSYDRFGIAVDNLTSENRYYFEIDERVQGVVIVDVKKFSDAADEGIQEGQVISEVNEVRVKNVSDFNREIRKVGKDDVVKFQIILQDGTSHMIFLRPSR from the coding sequence ATGAACAAGAGATTTCAATTTATATTGCTTCTGTTGATTGTGGGCGTATCCATAATTTTTGGAATGGTCATCAATGGCATGGTGAACAGGATCCCGGTAGCTTCGGCTGAAAGTAAGCTCTATTCGACGGCTCCGGATATGGCCATTCAGGCTCCAAGCTTTGCGGATATCGCCGAAAAGGCCAATCCTGCTGTCGTGAGCGTCATAAAGTACTCCAAGAAACGGGTGATCGATGAGCGTTACTTTCCCTTAGATGACTTCATTTGGAGATTCTTTGGGATGCCTGAAAGACAGGATAGAAGAGAAGAGCAACGCCAACATTACCGGCGAAGGTCTCCTAGGCAGGAAGAGTTCGAACATGAGGATGGAGGCGGCTCTGGATTCGTCATCAGTCCGGATGGCTACATCCTGACCAACAATCACGTCACCGAGCACGCTACAAGGATCGAGGTCACCATGGAGAACGATGAAAAGTATGAGGCCAAGCTGATCGGCAGCGACCCTGAGATCGATGTCGCATTGATTAAGATCGAGCCCAGGAGAGCTCTTCCTGTCCTTCCTCTCGGAGACTCGGATAAGATTAGAGTGGGGGAATGGGTGGCGGCTATCGGCAATCCATACATGCTCAAGCATACAGTAACGGTAGGGGTGGTAAGTGCCAAGGGAAGAAGGAACTTGATGATGATGAGCGATAGCCCCCTGGCGACGTTTATTCAGACAGATGCTGCCATTAATTTAGGGAACTCTGGTGGGCCTCTCCTCAACGCAAGAGGCGAGGTTATCGGCATCAATACTGCCATATATCGTGGTAACCTTGCAGAGGGGATAGGTTTTGCCATTCCGATAAATCAGGTGAAAGCGATTCTCGATCAGCTCAAGGCAAAAGGGAAAGTTTCCCGCGGCTATCTTGGTGTGGTCGTCCGAAGTGTCGATGAGAAGATCCAGGATTACTACAAACTTGGATCGAGAAAAGGTGCCTTTGTAGATGCAGTCCAGCCAGGGTTGCCTGGAGATAAGGCTGGCATCAGAAAAGGGGACATTATCCTGAGTGTCGATGGAAAAGAGATCAAGGAAAGTCAGGACCTAGTTTCTGAGATCTCTTCGAGATCGGCCGGTGACAGAGTGAAACTCGAGATCTTCCGGGATGGGAAGGGGATGACCCTTGAAGTAAAACTTGGCGAGAGAGAAACAATTTCCGCGGAGAAGGGAGAAGAATATCCTGAAAAAGAAGAAGAGAGTGATTCTTATGATCGCTTTGGCATCGCGGTGGATAATCTTACCTCTGAGAACAGGTACTATTTTGAAATTGATGAGAGGGTCCAGGGTGTCGTCATCGTTGACGTGAAGAAGTTCAGCGATGCCGCGGACGAAGGCATCCAGGAAGGGCAGGTCATCTCGGAAGTGAATGAGGTCCGTGTGAAGAATGTTTCTGACTTCAACAGGGAGATCAGGAAGGTTGGCAAAGATGATGTTGTAAAGTTTCAGATCATCCTCCAGGATGGAACTTCCCACATGATCTTCCTGAGGCCCTCTAGGTAA
- a CDS encoding peptidase MA family metallohydrolase has protein sequence MKPGRIFCILIPAFFLIFPIPAYSKHEENSPELRSFNALQNRYMNIYFDTAKSGRISSIILGASAGIFPRFEEDFRIRLDGKVTLLVLSESEESRKSVPIGYEPDWAAGKAYPSERLMAIIVERLGFYPDMDAVSVFAHELSHIYLYHSMKESGIFVPRWFDEGVAMLQARRWGMRDHYELVSSLITGTYIPLDALRGSFPEDRYEAKKAYVESFSFLSYLSENYGEYSISLLIAEMQKGNDFDSAFAAIIGADLRGVERRWISRTTLWYRWIPIATSSITLWIGITLLFLLGYLRKKRRNRETLKSWEEDYWEQ, from the coding sequence ATGAAGCCAGGCAGAATCTTTTGCATCCTCATCCCGGCCTTCTTCCTGATTTTTCCTATCCCGGCTTATTCGAAACATGAAGAGAACTCTCCGGAATTGAGATCTTTCAATGCGTTGCAGAATCGGTACATGAACATTTACTTCGATACGGCGAAATCGGGAAGGATCTCATCAATCATTCTGGGTGCTTCGGCAGGGATCTTCCCCCGATTCGAGGAAGATTTTAGAATTAGGCTCGATGGGAAAGTTACGCTTCTCGTTCTATCGGAATCGGAAGAGTCCCGAAAGTCGGTTCCCATCGGATATGAACCGGATTGGGCAGCTGGGAAAGCCTATCCGTCGGAGAGGCTCATGGCAATAATCGTTGAGAGGCTTGGGTTCTACCCCGACATGGATGCCGTTTCCGTCTTTGCCCATGAACTGAGCCATATCTATCTATACCATTCGATGAAAGAGAGCGGGATCTTTGTTCCCCGATGGTTCGACGAGGGAGTGGCGATGCTCCAGGCCAGGCGCTGGGGGATGCGAGATCATTACGAACTCGTTTCATCGCTTATCACTGGTACATACATACCTCTGGATGCACTCAGAGGAAGCTTCCCGGAAGACCGCTATGAAGCAAAAAAGGCCTATGTTGAATCCTTTTCATTTTTATCTTATCTTTCCGAGAACTATGGAGAATATTCCATCTCGCTCCTGATTGCCGAGATGCAGAAAGGAAACGACTTCGACTCTGCCTTTGCTGCCATCATCGGAGCAGATCTCAGAGGTGTCGAGAGGAGATGGATTAGCAGGACAACACTCTGGTACAGGTGGATCCCTATTGCCACCTCTTCCATCACCCTCTGGATCGGTATCACTCTCCTGTTCCTTCTTGGCTACCTGCGAAAGAAGAGGAGAAATCGAGAAACTCTCAAAAGCTGGGAAGAAGATTACTGGGAACAATAG
- a CDS encoding sigma-54 dependent transcriptional regulator, whose protein sequence is MKSVREEAKIILVEDEDSNRETMARALRKTGYHVKDFSRSAEALDYLRKGENVFLVITDLIMPDMDGMDLLREIKKYNASIAVLMITGHARIESAVEAMKKGAEDYLQKPIDLFELRKRVGAIVEKKLLERKVEELKERLGEFTFENIIGKSTPMRDVFRQIKMVAPTRSSVLIIGESGTGKELIANAIHENSPRRGERFLALNCAAIPLEILESELFGHEKGSFTGAIGRKIGKFELTDRGTLFLDEVDSLPMEIQVKLLRALEEKEFMRVGGAETIKIDTRIIAATKIDLERMVADGTFREDLYYRLKVVTIKIPPLRERKEDIPLLVNHFLKKFSEENTRSEIVKVSSDVMLALMEHEWEGNVRELKNLIESLVVMTDKHEIGFEDLPEDYRRKGIKELEEMRMTKTIREVEKEAILKAVEKAGGNRTRAAEMLGMGLRTLYRKLREYEKEGRS, encoded by the coding sequence GTGAAATCTGTGAGAGAAGAGGCAAAAATAATTCTTGTCGAGGACGAGGATTCCAATAGGGAGACCATGGCACGCGCCCTGAGAAAGACGGGGTATCATGTGAAGGACTTTTCACGTTCTGCAGAAGCGCTCGATTATCTCAGGAAAGGGGAAAACGTCTTCCTTGTCATAACGGATCTCATCATGCCGGATATGGATGGGATGGACCTTCTCAGGGAGATCAAAAAGTACAATGCCAGCATCGCCGTTCTCATGATAACAGGGCATGCCAGGATAGAATCTGCCGTCGAGGCGATGAAGAAGGGAGCGGAAGATTATCTTCAGAAGCCGATTGATCTCTTCGAATTGAGAAAGAGAGTCGGTGCCATCGTAGAGAAGAAGCTTCTCGAGAGGAAGGTGGAAGAGCTCAAAGAAAGACTGGGGGAGTTTACCTTTGAGAATATTATCGGAAAATCGACTCCGATGAGGGATGTCTTCAGGCAGATCAAGATGGTTGCCCCCACGAGGAGCAGCGTTCTTATCATTGGAGAGAGTGGAACGGGGAAGGAACTCATCGCCAATGCCATTCACGAGAACTCTCCCAGGAGAGGTGAACGCTTTCTGGCCCTCAACTGCGCTGCCATTCCTTTAGAGATTCTTGAAAGCGAACTCTTCGGGCATGAGAAAGGTTCTTTCACAGGAGCCATCGGTAGGAAGATCGGAAAATTCGAGTTGACGGACAGAGGGACGCTCTTCCTCGACGAGGTGGATTCGCTTCCAATGGAGATCCAGGTCAAACTGCTGAGAGCCCTCGAAGAGAAGGAATTCATGAGGGTAGGCGGCGCTGAGACGATCAAAATCGACACAAGAATTATCGCGGCGACGAAAATCGATCTAGAAAGAATGGTTGCAGATGGAACATTCCGGGAAGACCTCTACTATCGTCTCAAGGTAGTAACCATCAAGATCCCTCCTCTGAGAGAGAGGAAGGAAGACATCCCCCTTCTCGTCAACCATTTCCTCAAGAAGTTTTCCGAAGAAAACACGAGATCGGAGATAGTGAAGGTCAGTTCAGACGTGATGCTGGCCCTGATGGAGCACGAGTGGGAGGGGAATGTCAGGGAACTTAAAAATCTCATTGAAAGTCTGGTCGTCATGACCGATAAGCATGAGATCGGCTTTGAAGACCTTCCGGAAGATTACAGAAGAAAGGGAATCAAGGAACTGGAGGAGATGAGAATGACCAAAACGATACGGGAGGTAGAAAAAGAAGCCATACTCAAGGCGGTTGAGAAGGCCGGTGGGAACAGGACACGCGCCGCAGAGATGCTGGGAATGGGACTCAGGACCCTGTATCGTAAATTGAGGGAATATGAAAAAGAAGGCAGAAGCTGA
- a CDS encoding transketolase: MPEMRLHEEEIQKLKEIARQCRIDIVRMTHKAGSGHPGGSLSAIDILTVLFLKKMRHDPKNLSLHGRDRFIMSKGHASPAYYSILSRAGYIPEERLISFRKFGSELQGHPERSYLPFIDISSGGLGQGLSVANGLAHGLRIQGIPARVYILMGDGEIQEGQVWEAAMAAAHYRLDNLCAILDRNMLQIGGNTEMIMALEPLADKWKAFGWNVIVIDGHDIDSIMNALNEVESVKGQPSIIIAKTVKGKGVSFMENNVEFHGKAPDDEQLRKALEELGG; this comes from the coding sequence ATGCCGGAGATGAGACTCCACGAAGAAGAGATTCAGAAACTCAAGGAAATCGCGCGGCAATGCCGGATTGATATCGTCAGGATGACGCATAAAGCGGGGAGCGGACATCCGGGCGGCTCTCTGTCAGCGATCGACATTCTAACCGTCCTCTTCCTCAAGAAAATGAGACATGATCCGAAGAATCTATCTCTGCATGGCAGAGATCGGTTCATTATGTCCAAGGGGCATGCTTCGCCCGCCTACTATTCGATTCTTTCAAGAGCGGGATACATCCCGGAAGAGAGGCTCATCAGCTTCAGAAAATTCGGATCGGAACTTCAAGGGCATCCCGAACGTTCCTATCTTCCCTTCATCGACATCTCCTCGGGTGGGTTGGGCCAGGGGCTCTCCGTTGCCAACGGACTGGCTCATGGGTTGAGGATCCAGGGGATCCCGGCGAGAGTCTACATCCTGATGGGGGATGGCGAGATTCAGGAGGGGCAGGTCTGGGAAGCGGCCATGGCGGCTGCCCATTACAGGCTCGATAATCTCTGCGCAATCCTTGACAGGAACATGCTCCAGATCGGCGGCAATACCGAAATGATCATGGCGCTTGAACCTCTGGCGGACAAGTGGAAGGCTTTTGGATGGAACGTCATCGTCATCGACGGACATGATATTGACTCCATCATGAACGCCCTGAATGAAGTGGAGAGCGTAAAGGGTCAACCGAGCATCATCATTGCGAAGACGGTCAAAGGGAAGGGGGTATCCTTTATGGAGAACAACGTAGAGTTTCACGGCAAGGCTCCAGACGATGAACAGCTCCGCAAGGCTTTGGAGGAACTCGGCGGATGA
- a CDS encoding sigma-54 dependent transcriptional regulator, with product MVDDEDDILSSLRMILEYEGYQFIAARNGMEGLERVKENPDLILLDIKMPRMDGMEVLTQLRRSHPLIPVVMISGHGTIAAAVEATKIGAYDFMEKPLERERVLLIIKHAIQQKRLKEENITLKKHEENRFRMIGESGAMKRLKEDIAKVAGTNATVLITGESGTGKELVARTIHRQSSRQDRDFIKVNCAAIPEELIESELFGHEKGAFTGAHREQIGKFVQADGGTIFLDEVGDMTLKTQSKVLRVLQDGEVEPVGSARSFNVDVRVIAATNKDLPREIEKGTFREDLYFRLNVVPIHCPPLRERSDDIPPLVNYFMENFCSENNYKVKEITQEAMKALMELPWRGNIRELKSSIERLIIMKTRNVIDADDITEEILIKTAPERLSLESAKTLKDFKDVSERAFLVAKLRENNWNIARTAKEIGMQRSNLYKKMEIYGISREKDR from the coding sequence GTGGTGGACGATGAGGATGACATCCTGTCCTCGCTCAGGATGATTCTCGAGTATGAGGGGTATCAGTTCATCGCTGCCAGGAATGGGATGGAAGGGCTGGAGAGGGTGAAGGAAAATCCGGATCTGATCCTCCTCGACATCAAAATGCCGAGGATGGATGGTATGGAGGTCCTGACTCAGCTCAGAAGATCACATCCACTCATCCCCGTTGTCATGATCTCCGGGCACGGAACTATTGCGGCTGCCGTTGAAGCGACGAAGATAGGAGCCTACGATTTCATGGAAAAACCGCTTGAGAGGGAAAGAGTCCTTCTCATCATCAAGCATGCCATCCAGCAGAAGAGATTGAAGGAAGAAAACATCACTTTAAAAAAACACGAAGAGAACAGGTTCCGGATGATAGGCGAAAGCGGTGCCATGAAGAGGCTCAAGGAAGACATCGCAAAGGTAGCGGGGACGAATGCAACTGTCCTTATAACCGGTGAGAGCGGCACAGGGAAGGAGCTTGTTGCAAGGACAATCCACAGGCAGAGCTCAAGGCAGGACAGGGATTTCATCAAGGTCAACTGTGCCGCCATTCCCGAGGAACTGATAGAGAGCGAGCTCTTCGGGCATGAGAAGGGAGCCTTTACGGGTGCTCACAGGGAGCAGATAGGAAAGTTCGTTCAGGCAGATGGCGGGACCATCTTTCTCGACGAGGTGGGGGACATGACTCTGAAAACGCAATCTAAGGTCCTGCGGGTCCTCCAGGACGGGGAGGTTGAGCCTGTCGGTTCGGCGCGGAGCTTCAACGTCGACGTACGGGTGATCGCGGCAACCAACAAAGACCTTCCGAGAGAGATCGAGAAGGGAACCTTCCGCGAGGATCTCTACTTCCGGCTGAACGTCGTCCCGATCCATTGTCCTCCTCTCAGGGAGCGAAGCGATGACATCCCTCCTCTCGTCAATTACTTCATGGAGAATTTCTGCAGTGAGAACAACTATAAGGTCAAGGAGATCACACAGGAAGCAATGAAGGCATTGATGGAACTTCCCTGGCGGGGCAATATCAGGGAACTGAAAAGCAGCATCGAACGGCTCATCATCATGAAGACGCGAAATGTTATCGATGCGGATGACATTACCGAAGAGATCCTCATCAAAACAGCACCGGAGAGGCTATCCCTCGAGTCCGCAAAGACGCTTAAGGATTTTAAAGATGTTTCGGAGCGGGCATTCCTCGTGGCGAAACTCAGGGAAAACAACTGGAACATCGCCAGAACGGCCAAGGAGATTGGGATGCAGCGCTCCAACCTTTACAAGAAGATGGAGATCTATGGCATCTCTCGTGAAAAGGACAGGTAG
- the ligA gene encoding NAD-dependent DNA ligase LigA produces the protein MSFKDRVKKMTKLEAAKKAEELKAQINYHRKRYYVDNQPEISDHEYDLLEKELKTIEERFPDLITPDSPTQRVGGEPAKEFPVISHTRPMLSLDNAYDTEELKEFDTRLKRLLGIQELDYVSELKIDGMSISLSYSRGVLEQAVTRGDGLSGEDVTPNIRTIQSIPLRLLKDIPYLEVRGEVYIPRTEFERINREREQKGETLFANPRNAAAGSVRLLDPRITATRKLDICFWALTEVRGADVKTQWNGLHFMRELGLKTNPASRLCRSIGEVIEFCKEWEESKEKLDYDIDGVVIKLNSLLLQEKAGTTSKFPRWAIAYKYPATQATTVVKDIVVQVGRTGALTPVADLEPVAVAGSLISRATLHNEDEIRRKDIRIGDTVIIEKGGDVIPKVVRVIESKRPKNARMFHMPMKCPVCGSQIFRPEGEAIARCTGASCPARLRESVLHYASRGAMDIEGLGEALVDQLIENGMIKDISSIYSLKKEEIAGLKRMGQKSAENLMEQIEKSKSKSLHKLIFALGIRLVGERGAKILAMKYPSIDLLAGAVEEELQSIREIGPKMAQSIRIFFSQKSNIDLIRRLKKAGLKVEEKLEKQAVASVFEGKTFVLTGTLDKYTREEATEIIESLGGRVSSSISKQANFLLVGKEAGSKLDKARKLGVKTISEDDFLKMLDHSRR, from the coding sequence ATGAGCTTCAAGGACAGAGTAAAGAAAATGACCAAGCTTGAAGCGGCAAAGAAGGCTGAAGAGCTAAAAGCTCAGATCAATTATCACAGGAAAAGGTACTATGTGGACAACCAGCCGGAGATTTCCGATCATGAGTACGACCTCCTGGAAAAAGAACTAAAGACAATCGAGGAGAGGTTTCCAGATCTGATCACGCCCGATTCTCCAACACAGAGAGTCGGAGGAGAGCCTGCAAAAGAGTTTCCAGTGATCTCGCATACACGACCGATGCTCTCTCTGGACAACGCCTATGATACAGAAGAGCTGAAAGAATTCGACACGAGACTTAAGAGGCTTCTCGGAATCCAGGAGCTTGATTACGTATCGGAGCTGAAGATCGATGGGATGAGCATCTCATTAAGCTATTCGAGAGGAGTCCTGGAGCAGGCAGTAACGAGAGGAGATGGCCTTTCGGGCGAGGATGTCACCCCCAACATCAGAACCATACAGTCTATCCCGCTGAGGCTTCTGAAGGATATCCCCTATCTCGAGGTTAGAGGAGAAGTTTACATTCCGCGGACTGAATTTGAGAGGATCAACCGCGAGAGGGAACAGAAGGGAGAGACGCTCTTTGCCAACCCGAGAAATGCGGCTGCGGGATCAGTCCGACTCCTCGATCCCAGGATAACTGCTACCAGGAAACTCGACATCTGCTTCTGGGCGCTGACAGAAGTAAGAGGCGCGGATGTAAAGACGCAGTGGAATGGGCTTCATTTCATGAGAGAATTGGGACTGAAGACAAATCCCGCGTCCAGGTTGTGCCGGAGTATTGGAGAGGTCATTGAATTCTGCAAGGAATGGGAAGAGAGTAAAGAAAAACTCGATTACGACATTGATGGTGTCGTCATCAAACTGAATTCTCTCCTCCTTCAGGAAAAAGCTGGAACAACGTCGAAGTTCCCCCGGTGGGCAATCGCCTACAAATACCCGGCCACTCAGGCAACGACCGTCGTAAAGGATATCGTCGTCCAAGTGGGAAGGACAGGAGCTTTGACTCCTGTGGCTGATCTGGAGCCGGTTGCCGTTGCCGGGTCCCTCATTTCGAGAGCCACGCTTCATAACGAAGACGAGATCAGGAGAAAAGATATTAGAATCGGTGACACGGTCATCATAGAGAAGGGGGGAGACGTCATCCCGAAGGTGGTGAGGGTCATAGAGAGCAAAAGGCCTAAAAACGCCCGTATGTTTCACATGCCGATGAAGTGTCCCGTCTGTGGAAGCCAGATCTTCAGACCTGAAGGAGAGGCAATCGCCCGATGCACAGGAGCAAGCTGTCCCGCCAGGCTGAGGGAAAGCGTTCTCCACTACGCGTCGAGAGGAGCGATGGACATCGAGGGGCTGGGCGAAGCCCTTGTGGATCAGCTTATTGAGAATGGGATGATCAAGGACATCTCCTCCATTTACAGCCTGAAGAAAGAAGAGATCGCGGGGCTCAAAAGGATGGGACAGAAATCAGCAGAAAACCTCATGGAGCAAATAGAAAAGAGCAAATCTAAATCTCTACACAAACTGATCTTTGCCCTCGGGATACGGCTTGTGGGAGAGAGGGGAGCCAAGATTCTGGCAATGAAATATCCATCAATCGATCTCCTTGCCGGAGCCGTGGAGGAAGAACTTCAGAGCATAAGAGAGATCGGACCGAAGATGGCTCAATCCATCAGAATCTTTTTCTCTCAGAAGAGTAACATTGACCTGATCAGAAGGTTGAAGAAAGCAGGTCTTAAGGTGGAAGAGAAACTGGAAAAGCAAGCAGTGGCATCGGTCTTCGAGGGCAAGACCTTTGTCCTGACAGGAACTCTTGATAAATACACTAGAGAAGAAGCGACGGAGATAATTGAATCGCTCGGAGGCAGAGTCTCTTCTTCCATAAGCAAGCAGGCAAACTTTCTGCTCGTAGGAAAGGAGGCCGGTTCCAAGCTTGATAAGGCAAGAAAGCTGGGAGTCAAAACCATCTCCGAGGATGACTTCCTCAAAATGCTCGATCATTCAAGAAGGTGA